Proteins encoded in a region of the Sander lucioperca isolate FBNREF2018 chromosome 4, SLUC_FBN_1.2, whole genome shotgun sequence genome:
- the LOC116049164 gene encoding myosin heavy chain, fast skeletal muscle-like, translating into MSTDAEMATYGKAAIYLRKPERERIEAQTAPFDAKSACYVADVKELYLKGKIVKKDGDKVTVETLEPKEERVVKEADVYPMNPPKYDKIEDMAMMTHLNEASVLYNLKERYAAWMIYTYSGLFCATVNPYKWLPVYDSECVSAYRGKKRMEAPPHIFSVSDNAFQFMQTDRENQSVLITGESGAGKTVNTKRVIQYFATIAVGGPKKDDSKGSLEDQIIAANPLLEAYGNAKTIRNDNSSRFGKFIRIHFGATGKLASADIETYLLEKSRVTYQLSDERGYHIFFQMMTGHIPELIDLALISTNPYDFPMCSMGQITVASIDDKVELEATDNAIDILGFTHEEKMAIYKMTGAVLHHGNMKFKQKQREEQAEPDGTEEADKVAYLLGLNSADMLKALCFPRVKVGNEYVTKGQTVPQVMNSVTALAKAIYERMFLWMVVRINEMLDTKQSRQFYIGVLDIAGFEIFDFNTLEQLCINFTNEKLQQFFNHTMFVLEQEEYKKEGIIWEFIDFGMDLAACIELIEKPMGIFSILEEECMFPKASDTSFKNKLYDQHLGKTKAFEKPKPPKKGKIEAHFSLVHYAGTVDYNIAGWLEKNKDPLNDSVCQLYQKSPVKLLALCFPPVVEDATKKGGKKKGGSMQTVSSQFRENLGKLMTNLRSTHPHFVRCLIPNESKTPGLMENFLVIHQLRCNGVLEGIRICRKGFPSRILYADFKQRYKVLNASVIPEGQFIDNKKASEKLLGSIDIPHDEYKFGHTKVFFKAGLLGVLEEMRDEKLSSLVTMTQALARGYVMRKEFVKMTERREAIYSIQYNIRSFMNVKHWPWMKVYYKIKPMLKSAETEKELSNMKENYEKMKTDLAAALAKKKDLEQKMVSLLQEKNDLQLQVSAESDNLNDAEERCEGLIKSKIQMEAKLKETTERLEDEEEINAELTAKKRKLEDECSELKKDIDDLELTLAKVEKEKHATENKVKNLTEEMASQDESIAKLTKEKKALQEAHQQTLDDLQAEEDKVNTLTKAKTKLEQQVDDLEGSLEQEKKLRMDLERSKRKLEGDLKLAQESIMDLENEKQQSDEKIKKKDFEISQLLSKVEDEQSLGAQLQKKIKELQARIEELEEEIEAERAARAKVEKQRADLSRELEEISERLEEAGGATATQIEMSKKREAEFQKLRRDLEESTLQHEATAAALRKKQADSVAELGEQIDNLQRVKQKLEKEKSEYKMEIDDLSSNMENVAKAKGNLEKMCRTLEDQLSELKTKNDENVRQINDTSAQRARLLTENGEFSRQVEEKEALVSQLTRGKQAFTQQIEELKRHVEEEVKAKNALAHGLQSARHDCDLLREQFEEEQEAKAELQRGMSKANSEVAQWRAKYETDAVQRTEELEEAKKKLAQRLQEAEEQIEAVNSKCASLEKTKQRLQSEVEDLMIDVERANGLAANLDKKQRNFDKVLAEWKQKYEEGQAELEGAQKETRSLSTELFKMKNSYEESLDQLETMKRENKNLQQEISDLTEQIGETGKSIHELEKTKKQVETEKSEIQTALEEAEGTLEHEESKILRVQLELNQIKGEVDRKLAEKDEEMEQIKRNSQRVIDSMQTNLDSEVRSRNDALRIKKKMEGDLNEMEIQLSHANRQAAESQKQLRNVQAQLKDAQLHLDDAVRAQEEFKEQAAMVDRRNGLMVAEIEELRAALEQTERSRKIAEQELVDASERVGLLHSQNTSLLNSKKKLESDLVQVQSEVDDTVQEARNAEEKAKKAITDAAMMAEELKKEQDTSSHLERMKKNLEVTVKDLQHRLDEAENLAMKGGKKQLQKLESRVRELEAEVEAEQRRGGDAIKGVRKYERRVKELTYQTEEDKKNVARLQDLVDKLQLKVKAYKRQAEEAEEQANTHLSKCRKVQHELEEAEERADIAESQVNKLRAKSRDSGKGKEVAE; encoded by the exons ATGAGTACGGACGCGGAGATGGCCACTTATGGCAAAGCTGCCATTTACCTTCGTAAGCCAGAAAGGGAGAGAATTGAGGCTCAAACTGCACCATTTGATGCCAAGAGTGCCTGCTACGTGGCCGATGTCAAGGAGCTGTACTTGAAGGGGAAAATCGTCAAGAAAGATGGTGACAAAGTCACGGTCGAAACCCTGGAACCTAAGGAG GAGAGGGTAGTGAAAGAAGCTGACGTCTATCCAATGAACCCTCCCAAGTATGACAAGATTGAGGACATGGCCATGATGACCCATCTCAATGAAGCCTCTGTGCTGTATAACCTCAAAGAGCGTTACGCAGCATGGATGATCTAT ACCTACTCTGGGTTGTTCTGTGCCACTGTGAACCCCTACAAGTGGCTCCCAGTGTACGATTCTGAATGTGTCAGTGCCTATAGAGGCAAGAAGCGTATGGAGGCTCCACCCCacatcttctctgtctctgacaaCGCCTTTCAGTTCATGCAAACTG ATAGGGAGAACCAGTCTGTCTTGATCAC TGGAGAATCTGGTGCTGGAAAGACTGTTAACACCAAGCGTGTCATCCAGTACTTTGCGACAATCGCAGTTGGTGGACCGAAGAAGGACGACTCAAAG GGGTCACTGGAGGATCAGATTATTGCAGCCAATCCCCTGCTGGAGGCCTATGGTAACGCCAAAACTATTAGGAATGACAACTCTTCCCGTTTT GGTAAATTCATCAGAATCCATTTCGGCGCAACTGGCAAACTGGCAAGTGCTGATATTGAGACAT ATCTGCTGGAGAAGTCAAGAGTGACATACCAGCTTTCTGATGAAAGAGGCTACCACATCTTCTTCCAGATGATGACCGGCCACATACCTGAGCTGATTG ATTTGGCACTCATCAGCACCAACCCCTACGACTTCCCCATGTGTAGCATGGGTCAGATCACTGTGGCCAGCATTGATGACAAAGTTGAGCTGGAAGCCACTGAT AATGCTATTGATATCCTGGGCTTCACTCATGAAGAGAAAATGGCCATCTACAAGATGACTGGTGCTGTGCTCCACCATGGTAACATGAAGTTCAAGCAGAAGCAGCGTGAGGAGCAGGCTGAGCCTGATGGCACAGAGG AGGCTGACAAGGTTGCTTACTTGCTGGGTCTGAACTCTGCTGACATGCTCAAGGCTCTGTGCTTTCCCAGAGTGAAGGTCGGAAATGAGTACGTCACCAAGGGACAGACTGTACCTCAG GTGATGAACTCAGTGACAGCCCTGGCCAAGGCTATCTATGAGAGGATGTTCTTGTGGATGGTCGTTCGTATTAACGAGATGTTGGACACTAAACAATCACGACAGTTCTACATCGGTGTCCTGGACATTGCTGGTTTTGAAATCTTTGAC TTCAACACCTTGGAACAGCTGTGCATCAACTTCACCAATGAGAAACTGCAACAGTTTTTCAACCACACCATGTTTGTCCTGGAGCAAGAGGAGTACAAGAAGGAGGGTATTATCTGGGAGTTCATTGACTTTGGCATGGACTTGGCTGCCTGCATTGAGCTCATTGAAAAG CCCATGGGCATCTTCTCCATCCTTGAAGAGGAGTGCATGTTCCCCAAGGCCTCAGACACATCCTTCAAGAACAAGCTGTATGACCAGCATCTTGGAAAAACCAAAGCATTTGAGAAGCCTAAGCCCCCCAAGAAAGGCAAGATTGAGGCCCACTTCTCCCTGGTGCACTACGCTGGTACCGTGGACTACAATATTGCTGGCTGGCTGGAGAAGAACAAGGATCCACTGAATGACTCCGTCTGTCAGCTGTACCAGAAATCCCCAGTGAAACTGCTGGCTCTCTGCTTCCCTCCTGTCGTTGAGG ATGCTACCAAGAAGGGAGGCAAGAAGAAGGGTGGTTCCATGCAGACTGTGTCTTCACAGTTTAGG GAGAACTTGGGGAAGCTGATGACTAACTTGAGGAGCACCCATCCTCACTTTGTGCGCTGCCTGATTCCCAATGAGTCAAAGACTCCAG GTCTGATGGAGAACTTCCTGGTCATCCACCAGCTCAGGTGTAACGGTGTGCTGGAGGGTATCAGAATCTGCAGAAAAGGTTTCCCCAGCCGAATCCTCTATGCTGACTTCAAGCAGAG GTACAAGGTGCTGAATGCCAGTGTCATCCCCGAGGGCCAGTTCATTGACAACAAGAAGGCTTCAGAGAAGCTGCTTGGGTCAATTGATATTCCACATGACGAGTACAAATTCGGACACACAAAG GTGTTCTTCAAGGCCGGTCTGCTGGGTGTCCTTGAGGAGATGAGAGATGAAAAACTGTCGTCTCTGGTCACCATGACTCAGGCTTTGGCCCGTGGTTATGTCATGAGAAAGGAGTTTGTGAAGATGACGGAGAGGAG GGAAGCCATATATTCCATCCAGTACAATATCCGCTCATTCATGAATGTCAAACACTGGCCATGGATGAAGGTGTACTACAAGATCAAACCTATGCTGAAGAGTGCTGAAACTGAGAAGGAGCTGTCGAATATGAAGGAGAACTATGAAAAGATGAAAACTGACTTGGCTGCTGCCCTGGCCAAGAAGAAGGATCTGGAGCAGAAGATGGTGTCCCTTCTGCAGGAGAAGAATGATCTGCAGCTGCAAGTGTCAGCT GAATCAGACAATCTGAATGATGCTGAAGAGAGATGTGAGGGACTTATCAAGAGTAAGATTCAGATGGAGGCCAAACTCAAAGAGACAACTGAGAGactggaggatgaagaggaaatcAATGCTGAGCTCACAGCAAAGAAGAGAAAGCTGGAGGATGAATGCTCTGAGCTCAAGAAGGATATTGATGACCTGGAGCTTACCTTGGCCAAAGTGGAAAAGGAGAAACATGCCACAGAGAACAAG GTGAAGAACCTGACTGAGGAGATGGCCTCTCAGGATGAGAGCATTGCTAAGCTGACCAAGGAAAAGAAAGCCCTTCAGGAGGCTCATCAGCAGACTCTTGATGACCTGCAGGCAGAGGAAGACAAAGTCAACACTCTGACCAAGGCCAAGACCAAGCTTGAGCAGCAAGTGGATGAT CTCGAGGGTTCTCTGGAGCAAGAGAAGAAGCTCCGTATGGACCTTGAGAGATCCAAGAGAAAGCTCGAGGGTGATCTGAAACTGGCCCAGGAATCCATCATGGATCTTGAGAATGAGAAGCAGCAGTCTGATgagaaaattaaaaa GAAGGACTTTGAAATCAGTCAGCTCCTTAGCAAAGTTGAAGATGAGCAGTCACTTGGTGCTCAGCTTCAAAAGAAGATCAAGGAGCTCCAG GCTCGTATCGAGGAACTGGAGGAGGAGATTGAGGCTGAGCGTGCTGCTCGTGCCAAGGTTGAGAAGCAGAGAGCTGACCTCTCCAGGGAACTTGAGGAGATCAGCGAGAGGCTGGAGGAGGCCGGTGGTGCCACTGCTACTCAGATTGAGATGAGCAAGAAGCGTGAAGCCGAGTTCCAGAAGCTCCGTCGTGATCTTGAGGAGTCCACTCTGCAGCATGaagccactgctgctgctcttcgCAAGAAGCAGGCTGACAGCGTCGCTGAGCTGGGAGAGCAGATCGACAACCTCCAGCGTGTGAAGCAGAAGCTTGAGAAGGAAAAGAGTGAATACAAGATGGAGATTGATGACCTCTCCAGCAACATGGAGAATGTTGCTAAAGCAAAG GGAAATCTTGAAAAGATGTGCCGTACTCTAGAGGACCAACTCAGCGAACTGAAGACCAAGAATGATGAAAATGTCCGTCAAATCAATGACACCAGTGCACAGAGAGCACGTCTCCTGACAGAAAATG GTGAGTTCAGCCGTCAAGTTGAAGAGAAAGAAGCTCTTGTCTCCCAGCTGACCAGAGGCAAACAGGCATTCACACAACAGATTGAGGAGCTGAAAAGACATGTTGAAGAGGAGGTTAAG GCCAAAAATGCTCTTGCCCATGGACTGCAATCAGCCCGCCATGACTGTGATCTGCTGAGGGAGCAGTTTGAGGAGGAGCAAGAGGCCAAGGCTGAGCTGCAGCGTGGGATGTCCAAGGCCAACAGTGAGGTGGCTCAGTGGAGAGCTAAGTATGAAACTGATGCTGTCCAGCGCACTGAGGAGCTTGAGGAAGCCAA gaaaaagctgGCTCAGCGTCTTCAGGAGGCTGAGGAGCAGATTGAGGCAGTGAATTCCAAGTGTGCTTCTCTTGAGAAAACCAAACAGAGGCTCCAGAGTGAGGTGGAGGACCTCATGATTGATGTGGAGAGGGCCAATGGGCTGGCTGCCAACCTGGACAAGAAGCAGAGGAACTTTGACAAG GTGTTGGCAGAGTGGAAACAGAAGTACGAGGAGGGTCAGGCAGAGCTCGAGGGAGCACAGAAGGAGACTCGTTCTCTCAGCACTGAGCTGTTCAAGATGAAGAACTCTTATGAGGAatctctggatcagctggagaccATGAAGCGTGAAAACAAGAACCTTCAAC AGGAGATCTCAGATCTGACTGAACAGATTGGTGAGACTGGCAAGAGCATCCATGAGTTGGAGAAGACCAAGAAGCAGGTGGAGACTGAAAAGTCTGAGATCCAGACGGCTCTTGAAGAGGCTGAG GGGACGCTGGAACACGAAGAGTCTAAGATCCTGCGTGTCCAGCTGGAGCTCAACCAGATTAAGGGTGAGGTGGACAGGAAGCTGGCAGAGAAAGATGAGGAGATGGAGCAGATCAAGAGGAACAGCCAGAGGGTGATTGACTCCATGCAGACCAATCTGGATTCTGAGGTCAGGAGCAGGAACGATGCCCTGAGAatcaagaagaagatggagGGAGACCTGAATGAGATGGAGATTCAGCTGAGCCACGCCAATCGCCAGGCTGCTGAGTCCCAGAAGCAGCTGAGGAATGTGCAGGCGCAACTGAAG GATGCACAACTGCACCTTGATGATGCTGTCAGAGCACAGGAGGAATTCAAGGAACAAGCTGCTATGGTGGATCGCAGAAATGGTCTGATGGTAGCTGAAATCGAGGAACTCAGAGCTGCTCTGGAACAGACCGAGAGAAGTCGCAAAATCGCTGAGCAGGAGCTGGTGGATGCCAGTGAGCGTGTTGGACTTCTGCATTCTCAG AACACAAGCCTTCTGAACTCCAAGAAGAAGCTTGAGTCTGACCTGGTCCAGGTCCAGAGTGAAGTGGATGACACTGTTCAGGAAGCAAGGAATGCAGAGGAGAAGGCCAAGAAGGCCATCACTGAT GCTGCTATGATGGctgaggagctgaagaaggagCAGGATACCAGCTCCCACCtggagaggatgaagaagaacCTGGAGGTCACTGTTAAGGACCTGCAGCACCGCCTGGATGAGGCCGAGAACCTGGCCATGAAGGGTGGCAAGAAGCAGCTCCAGAAACTTGAGTCCAgg GTGCGTGAACTGGAGGCAGAGGTTGAGGCTGAGCAGAGACGCGGAGGAGATGCCATTAAGGGTGTCCGCAAATATGAGAGGAGGGTGAAAGAGCTCACCTATCAG ACCGAGGAGGACAAGAAAAACGTTGCCAGGCTGCAGGATCTAGTTGACAAGTTGCAGCTCAAAGTCAAGGCCTACAAGAGGCAGGCCGAGGAGGCG GAGGAGCAGGCCAACACTCATCTGTCCAAGTGCAGGAAGGTCCAGCAtgagctggaggaggctgaggagCGCGCTGACATCGCAGAGTCCCAGGTCAACAAGTTGAGAGCAAAGAGCCGTGACTCTGGCAAG ggTAAAGAGGTAGCtgaataa